Proteins encoded together in one Vulcanisaeta thermophila window:
- a CDS encoding (Fe-S)-binding protein, giving the protein MPEEPHTEFKYGDTSGIKPFWAREDLVKRLHDKVGLKLPGKEDRALVFKHRLLEEYGRNRNVKMAVEVCVHCGACLTACPTYITTGDIHNSPVGRADLIRSVIKAEKISGKLFGKLVGATKVLDDEYLMKVATYYYQCLECRRCSYVCPFGIDQADLTRTVRSILYEVGIISRYVATVIDTVYRTGNNLGITLKALYSIIDFVKKEIKEEKGVDVKVKIDEPAYALLVPPSADFFANIETLKGYILFLNAIGMDFTFSSAVLEHANFGLFVDERHMKAIGEKIVNEAKRLGVKLVIAGECGHGWRAIKNYVIPRLREEGMDGVHIFHLVVDAIKKGVIKLNPEANGDIVYTFQDSCNYARGGDLTEEPRFIMKHVVKKYVEPRNGREKTWCCGGGGGLLTDELMPIRIQYARLWYEDALSVGAQHVVRACAICKAQLGYVIPHLNKMYQRNITYSGLMDLLYRALVTK; this is encoded by the coding sequence ATGCCCGAGGAGCCCCATACGGAGTTTAAGTACGGTGATACGTCTGGGATAAAGCCCTTCTGGGCTAGGGAGGACCTTGTAAAGAGGCTGCATGATAAGGTGGGGCTGAAGTTGCCAGGTAAGGAGGATAGGGCATTGGTATTCAAGCACAGGTTGCTTGAGGAGTATGGTAGGAATAGGAATGTCAAGATGGCCGTGGAGGTGTGCGTACACTGCGGTGCATGCCTAACCGCATGCCCCACGTACATAACCACGGGCGATATACACAACTCGCCAGTGGGTAGGGCTGACCTGATTAGGTCCGTTATAAAGGCTGAGAAAATAAGTGGTAAATTATTCGGTAAACTCGTGGGGGCCACTAAGGTGCTTGATGATGAGTACCTAATGAAGGTGGCAACATACTACTATCAATGCCTCGAGTGTAGGAGGTGCTCCTACGTGTGCCCCTTCGGTATAGACCAGGCTGATTTGACGAGGACCGTTAGGTCAATACTCTACGAGGTGGGTATCATATCCAGGTACGTGGCCACCGTAATAGACACGGTTTACAGAACAGGGAATAACCTGGGGATAACACTAAAGGCCCTGTACTCAATAATTGACTTCGTAAAGAAGGAGATTAAGGAGGAGAAGGGGGTGGACGTTAAGGTAAAGATTGACGAACCAGCCTACGCACTATTGGTACCACCATCCGCGGACTTCTTCGCAAACATCGAGACCCTTAAGGGCTACATACTATTCCTAAACGCCATAGGCATGGACTTCACATTCAGCAGTGCCGTCCTGGAACACGCAAACTTTGGGTTATTCGTGGATGAGAGGCACATGAAGGCCATTGGGGAAAAGATCGTAAATGAAGCCAAGAGATTAGGCGTTAAGCTAGTCATTGCAGGTGAGTGTGGGCATGGATGGAGGGCAATCAAGAATTATGTAATACCAAGGCTCAGGGAGGAGGGCATGGACGGGGTCCACATATTCCACCTCGTGGTTGACGCTATAAAGAAGGGCGTGATAAAGCTGAACCCAGAGGCCAACGGAGACATAGTCTACACATTCCAGGACTCCTGCAACTACGCCAGGGGTGGCGACCTGACTGAGGAGCCCAGGTTCATAATGAAACACGTAGTAAAGAAATACGTAGAGCCGAGGAATGGCCGCGAAAAAACATGGTGCTGCGGCGGTGGGGGTGGGTTATTAACTGATGAGCTGATGCCCATTAGAATACAATACGCGAGGCTATGGTACGAAGACGCATTGAGCGTTGGTGCACAGCATGTAGTTAGGGCATGCGCAATATGTAAGGCTCAATTAGGCTATGTAATACCCCACTTGAATAAGATGTATCAAAGGAACATAACATACTCAGGGCTCATGGACCTACTTTACAGGGCATTGGTTACTAAATAG
- a CDS encoding respiratory nitrate reductase subunit gamma: protein MASTLFTVVFGYIPYLVVLIFILGIIYRLVSWIMSHGLTGLYSVAVMPYRDNYGKVTTEVLKRIFLFYTLNTADRELLIGSVLFHWGIWIVLLGHLGVILPESTLAGFGITPSLHILIAKYLGGAAGLMALVGLLILLARRVRGSYINVYEFRVRVAVPMLSYLDDYFALSILLAIVIVGLAQTLWLESVQPGFFEYDVTPWINYLASFNISKAVAYISSAPPITLAHVILAMIFIAYFPWGKLIHPLSFLLMPTVTRPSIKIRQV, encoded by the coding sequence ATGGCATCCACACTATTCACAGTGGTCTTCGGGTATATACCATACCTAGTGGTCCTAATATTCATATTAGGTATAATTTACAGGTTAGTCTCGTGGATAATGTCCCACGGGCTCACTGGGCTTTATAGCGTTGCTGTGATGCCCTATAGGGATAACTATGGTAAGGTCACCACGGAGGTCCTAAAGAGGATATTCCTATTCTACACATTGAATACCGCCGATAGGGAGTTACTCATTGGCTCCGTGTTATTCCACTGGGGCATTTGGATAGTACTCCTGGGCCACTTAGGCGTAATACTCCCAGAATCCACACTGGCTGGTTTCGGCATTACACCCAGCCTGCACATACTAATTGCCAAGTACCTCGGTGGCGCTGCTGGCCTCATGGCGCTCGTGGGCCTCTTGATACTACTGGCTAGGAGGGTTCGTGGGTCTTACATAAATGTTTATGAGTTCAGGGTTAGGGTTGCCGTGCCAATGCTGAGTTACCTAGATGATTACTTCGCCCTATCAATACTGCTTGCAATAGTGATAGTAGGCTTAGCGCAGACGCTTTGGCTCGAATCCGTACAACCCGGCTTCTTTGAGTATGATGTAACTCCATGGATTAACTATCTGGCGTCCTTCAACATATCTAAGGCTGTGGCTTACATATCCTCAGCACCACCAATAACCCTGGCCCACGTTATACTGGCCATGATATTCATAGCCTACTTCCCATGGGGTAAGTTGATACATCCCCTCTCCTTCTTATTAATGCCCACAGTAACAAGGCCCTCTATTAAGATTAGGCAGGTATAA